GTCGAGCAGGGTGATCCGCACGTCGACCAGCGGGTGCCCGGCCGCCAGGCCCTTGACCGCCTGCGCCCGGACGCCCTTCTCGACGGACGGGATGAACTGGCGGGGCACCGCGCCGCCGACGACCTTGTCCACGAACTCGATGCCCGAGCCGCCCGGCAGCGGTTCCACCTCGATCTCGCAGACGGCGTACTGACCGTGTCCGCCGGACTGTTTGACGTGCCGCCCGCGTCCGGTGGACTTCGCCGCGAACGTCTCCCGGAGGGGAACCCGGTGCGGCACGACGTCGACCTGGACGCCGTAGCGGGTCCGCAGCCGCTCCAGGGCCACGTCCGAGTGGGCCTCGCCGAGACACCACAGGACCACCTGGTGAGTGTGCTGGTTCTGTTCCAGGCGCATCGTCGGGTCCTCGGCGACCAGCCGGCCCAGGCCCTGCGACAGCTTGTCCTCGTCGGCCTTGCTGTGGGCCTGGATGGCGAGCGGCAGCAGCGGGTCGGGCATCCGCCAGGGCTCCATGAGCAGCGGGTCGTCCTTGGCGGACAGGGTGTCGCCGGTCTCCGCGCGGCCGAGCTTGGCCACGCACGCGAGGTCGCCCGCGATGCAGTGCGTCAGGCTCCGTTGCTGTTTGCCGAACGGCGCGGACAGGGCGCCGACGCGCTCGTCGACGTCGTGGTCCTCGTGGCCGCGGTCGGCGAGACCGTGACCCGAGACATGGACGGTCTCGTCGGGGTGGAGCGTGCCGGAGAAGACCCGGACCAGTGAGACCCGGCCCACGTAGGGGTCGGAGGAGGTCTTCACGACCTCCGCGACCAGTGGCCCGTCCGGGTCGCACGAGGTCAGCTCGCGCGGCTCGCCGTCGACCGTCGTCACGCGCGGCGCCGCGCGCTCCAGCGGCGTCGGGAAGCCCCGGGTGACCAGTTCCAGCAGCTCGACCGTGCCGAGGCCCTGCCGTGCGCCCTCGCCCGCGGGCGCGGCCGCGAGGACGGGGAAGAACGTGCCGCGTGCGACGGCCCGCTCCAGGTCCTCGATCAGTGTCTTGACGTCGATCTGCTCGCCGCCGAGATAGCGGTCCATGAGGGTCTCGTCCTCGCTCTCGGCGATGATCCCCTCGATCAGCCGGTTGCGGGCGTCCTCGATGCCGGGCAGCTGGTCCTCACCCGGCTCGGACACCGTGCGCTCACCGGTGGAGTAGTCGAACAGTTTCCGGGACAGCAGCCCGGTCAGTCCCGTCACGGGCGCGTGTCCGTCGGGCCCCTCGGGTCCGCGCAGGGGCAGGTACAGCGGAAGGACCGCGTCCGGGTCGTCGCCGCCGAAGGCCTCCGCGCAGATCCGTGTCATCTCCTCGAAGTCCGCGCGGGCGGCCTCCAGATGGGTCACGACGATCGCGCGGGGCATGCCGACCGCAGCGCACTCGTCCCACAGCATGCGGGTCGAGCCGTCCACGCCGTCCGACGCCGAGACGACGAAGAGGGCCGCGTCCGCGGCCCGCAGACCGGCCCTGAGCTCTCCGACGAAATCGGCGTATCCGGGGGTGTCGAGAAGATTGACCTTGATGCCGTCCCATTCGACGGGCACCAGGGACAGCTGGACCGAGCGCTGCTGACGGTGCTCGATCTCGTCGTAGTCGGAGACGGTGCCGCCGTCCTCCACGCGGCCCGCCCGGTTCACCGCTCCCGCTGTCAGCGCGAGAGCCTCCACCAAGGTCGTCTTGCCCGATCCGCAGTGGCCGACCAGCACCACATTCCGTACGGACGCGGGGTGGTCGGCCGCTGTAGCCCTGCCGGCGGCTCCGGGGTGTGCGTTCGCCTTGTCGCCCATGTTCCTTGCCTCCCGTACACGGTGAGGTCACTGGGGGCGCGGGCACGACGGCCCCGCGTGCGATGGCGGCTCCGGCGACGCCCGCGGTCCTTCGAGCTTTCCACTCCCGTCACGGCTCGTCCATACGGCGGACGCGACCCGGCCGTGACCCGGATGCCGTCGGGCCGTGACACGGGGGTGCGGGTGCCCGACCGTCGCACACACGCGCGCGTGGCTACGATGGGCCAGCCGGCGGCCAGCAGGGGCCGCGCGGCGACACCGACCCTCGGGAAGGCCATGCTGAACAAGTACGCGCGTGCATTCTTCACGCGTGTCCTCACACCGTTCGCCGCGTTTCTCGTCCGCCGGGGGGTGAGCCCCGACACGGTCACGCTCCTCGGCACCGCCGGCGTGATCGCGGGCGCGCTGGTCTTCTACCCCAGGGGCGAGTTCTTCTGGGGCACGATCGTGATCACGCTGTTCGTCTTCTCCGACCTGGTCGACGGGAACATGGCCCGCCAGCTCGGCCGCTCCAGCCGCTGGGGCGCCTTCCTGGACTCCACCCTCGACCGGGTCGCCGACGGCGCGATCTTCGGCGGGTTCGCCCTCTGGTACGCGGGCAACGGTGACGACAACGTCCTGTGCGCCGTCTCGATCTTCTGCCTGACCAGCGGCCAGGTGGTGTCGTACACCAAGGCCCGGGGCGAGTCGATCGGCCTGCCCGTCGCCGTCAACGGGCTCGTGGAGCGCGCCGAGCGGCTGGTGATCTCCCTCGTCGCGGCCGGCCTGGCGGGTCTGCACAAGTTCGGCGTGCCGGGCATCCAGGTGCTGCTGCCGATCGCGCTGTGGATCGTCGCCGTCGGCAGCCTCGTCACGCTGATCCAGCGTGTCGTCACGGTCCGGCGGGAGTCGGCCGAGGCGGAGGCCGCCGCGGGCGAGGAAGCCCAGAGACCCGCCCAGGGACACGAGGTGCAGGGACACGAGGTGCAGGGACACGAGGCCCGGGGGAGCGAGGCCGCGAAGTGAGCGCCCAGGAGCGCCTGACCGACGCGCTGTACGGCCTCGGCTGGAGCACCGTCAAGAAGCTCCCCGAGCCCGTCGCGGTACGCCTTGGCCGCAGCGTGGCCGACCTCGCCTGGAAGCGGCGCGGGAAGGGCGTGCGGCGCCTGGAGAGCAACTACGCGCGCGTGCTGCCGGACGCGAGCCCCGAGCGCCTGGCCGAGCTCTCGCGCGTGGGGATGCGCTCCTACCTGCGCTACTGGATGGAGTCCTTCCGGCTGCCGGCCTGGAGCGCCGAACGGGTCGCGGGCGGCTTCGAACCCAAGGACCTGCACCACCTCACCGACGGCATCGACTCCGGCCGGGGCGTCGTCCTCGCCCTGCCGCACATGGCGAACTGGGACCTGGCCGGCGCCTGGGTCACCACGGCGCTGCGGACGCCCTTCACCACCGTCGCCGAACGCCTCAAGCCCGAGACGCTCTACGACCGGTTCGTCGCCTACCGGGAGGGCCTCGGCATGGAGGTGCTGCCGCACAGCGGCGGTACCGCCTTCGGGACCCTGGCCCGGCGGCTGCGCGACGGCGGGCTGGTCTGCCTGGTCGCCGAGCGCGACCTGTCCGCCTCCGGCGTGGAGGTGGACTTCTTCGGGGACACCGCCAGGATGCCCGCCGGGCCCGCCCTGCTCGCCCAGCAGACCGGCGCGCTGCTGCTCCCCGTCACCCTCTGGTACGACGACTCGCCCGTCATGCGGGGCCGCGTGCATCCCCCGGTCGAGGTACCCGCGACAGGTACCCGGGCCGAGAAGACGTCTG
This Streptomyces sp. NBC_00377 DNA region includes the following protein-coding sequences:
- a CDS encoding elongation factor G-like protein EF-G2; translation: MGDKANAHPGAAGRATAADHPASVRNVVLVGHCGSGKTTLVEALALTAGAVNRAGRVEDGGTVSDYDEIEHRQQRSVQLSLVPVEWDGIKVNLLDTPGYADFVGELRAGLRAADAALFVVSASDGVDGSTRMLWDECAAVGMPRAIVVTHLEAARADFEEMTRICAEAFGGDDPDAVLPLYLPLRGPEGPDGHAPVTGLTGLLSRKLFDYSTGERTVSEPGEDQLPGIEDARNRLIEGIIAESEDETLMDRYLGGEQIDVKTLIEDLERAVARGTFFPVLAAAPAGEGARQGLGTVELLELVTRGFPTPLERAAPRVTTVDGEPRELTSCDPDGPLVAEVVKTSSDPYVGRVSLVRVFSGTLHPDETVHVSGHGLADRGHEDHDVDERVGALSAPFGKQQRSLTHCIAGDLACVAKLGRAETGDTLSAKDDPLLMEPWRMPDPLLPLAIQAHSKADEDKLSQGLGRLVAEDPTMRLEQNQHTHQVVLWCLGEAHSDVALERLRTRYGVQVDVVPHRVPLRETFAAKSTGRGRHVKQSGGHGQYAVCEIEVEPLPGGSGIEFVDKVVGGAVPRQFIPSVEKGVRAQAVKGLAAGHPLVDVRITLLDGKAHSVDSSDAAFQTAGALALREAAADARIHLLEPVAEVTVLVGDSYVGAVMSDLSGRRGRVLGTEQTSGGRTLVRAEVPEIEIGRYAVDLRSLSHGTARFDRAYARHEPMPAQVAEKVRQQAQDS
- the pgsA gene encoding phosphatidylinositol phosphate synthase yields the protein MGQPAASRGRAATPTLGKAMLNKYARAFFTRVLTPFAAFLVRRGVSPDTVTLLGTAGVIAGALVFYPRGEFFWGTIVITLFVFSDLVDGNMARQLGRSSRWGAFLDSTLDRVADGAIFGGFALWYAGNGDDNVLCAVSIFCLTSGQVVSYTKARGESIGLPVAVNGLVERAERLVISLVAAGLAGLHKFGVPGIQVLLPIALWIVAVGSLVTLIQRVVTVRRESAEAEAAAGEEAQRPAQGHEVQGHEVQGHEARGSEAAK
- a CDS encoding phosphatidylinositol mannoside acyltransferase, which translates into the protein MSAQERLTDALYGLGWSTVKKLPEPVAVRLGRSVADLAWKRRGKGVRRLESNYARVLPDASPERLAELSRVGMRSYLRYWMESFRLPAWSAERVAGGFEPKDLHHLTDGIDSGRGVVLALPHMANWDLAGAWVTTALRTPFTTVAERLKPETLYDRFVAYREGLGMEVLPHSGGTAFGTLARRLRDGGLVCLVAERDLSASGVEVDFFGDTARMPAGPALLAQQTGALLLPVTLWYDDSPVMRGRVHPPVEVPATGTRAEKTSVMTQELADAFATGIADHPEDWHMLQRLWLADLEPRPSDGDAA